From Chryseobacterium sp. H1D6B, a single genomic window includes:
- the gldJ gene encoding gliding motility lipoprotein GldJ, which produces MKKLKLFSLIALSSTLALTSCGGSGTSKGGGTKKFVSKTGWKPNEKQGWFFAGKQQKQKGWPGMVYVEGGTFTMGLVKDDVMHDWNNSPRRMQVSSFFIGETEITNYEYREYLTWLKYVFPPSDPSFKEIYNGALPDTLLWDNKLSRNDYNETYFRSPEFDYYPVVGVSWTQANRYCEWLTDRANEKALMSAGIIAKDLYINESNNQGGTAFNMDKFKSNDPEMQGYINEQRMQQKTGLKTTNQRLLAANRAPNAAMVQKFRLPTEVEWEYAALGMAKNREYNQYMGKKPEIEKLRGTKGRDKGMFLENFKMGRGDYSGISGWKNDGSAQTSDVRQYPSNDLGIYGMYGNVSEWTADIYRPIIDEDFSDFNYYRGNMPQAIVRNGDGTYKMIDESNIKYDTLADGRLVYKNLPGHFERETVADYRNYRDGDRQSSLEYFKEADSAASFDMYNSPQSRFIVDGKGRVKLEKDTKSRTSAMSNDIRVVKGGSWQDTAYWLDPGQRRYKGQNKAYGWVGFRVAQDARANDKARTRR; this is translated from the coding sequence ATGAAAAAACTAAAGTTGTTTTCATTAATAGCATTAAGTTCTACACTTGCATTAACCAGTTGTGGTGGGTCAGGTACTAGCAAAGGAGGCGGTACCAAAAAATTTGTCAGCAAGACAGGTTGGAAGCCAAACGAAAAACAGGGTTGGTTTTTTGCAGGAAAGCAACAAAAACAGAAGGGTTGGCCGGGAATGGTCTATGTAGAAGGTGGAACTTTTACAATGGGATTAGTGAAAGATGATGTTATGCACGATTGGAATAACTCGCCTCGCAGAATGCAGGTAAGTTCTTTCTTTATCGGAGAAACAGAAATTACTAACTACGAATACCGCGAATACCTTACATGGTTGAAGTATGTATTCCCTCCAAGCGATCCTAGTTTTAAGGAAATCTATAACGGTGCACTGCCGGATACCTTATTATGGGATAACAAACTATCTAGAAATGATTACAACGAAACCTATTTCCGTTCTCCGGAATTTGATTACTATCCAGTAGTAGGTGTTTCTTGGACTCAAGCTAATAGATACTGTGAATGGTTGACAGATAGAGCTAACGAAAAAGCATTAATGTCTGCAGGAATCATTGCAAAAGATTTGTATATCAACGAATCAAACAATCAAGGAGGAACAGCATTTAATATGGATAAATTCAAATCGAATGATCCAGAAATGCAGGGATATATCAACGAACAAAGAATGCAGCAAAAAACAGGTTTGAAAACTACAAACCAAAGACTACTTGCTGCTAACAGAGCTCCAAATGCTGCCATGGTTCAAAAATTCAGACTTCCAACAGAAGTGGAATGGGAATATGCAGCTCTTGGTATGGCTAAAAATAGAGAGTACAACCAGTACATGGGTAAAAAACCTGAAATTGAAAAATTGAGAGGTACCAAAGGAAGAGACAAAGGAATGTTCCTTGAAAACTTCAAAATGGGAAGAGGAGATTACTCAGGTATTTCCGGCTGGAAAAATGATGGTTCTGCACAGACTTCTGATGTAAGACAATATCCATCAAATGACCTTGGAATCTATGGTATGTATGGAAACGTGTCTGAATGGACAGCCGATATTTACAGACCAATCATTGATGAAGATTTCAGTGATTTCAACTACTACAGAGGAAATATGCCTCAAGCTATCGTAAGAAACGGAGACGGTACTTACAAAATGATAGATGAGAGCAACATTAAATACGATACTTTAGCGGACGGAAGATTGGTATACAAAAACTTACCAGGTCACTTCGAAAGAGAAACCGTAGCAGACTACAGAAACTATAGAGACGGTGACAGACAATCTTCTTTAGAATACTTTAAAGAAGCAGATTCAGCAGCATCTTTTGATATGTACAATTCTCCTCAAAGCAGATTTATTGTAGATGGAAAGGGTAGAGTAAAACTTGAAAAAGATACTAAGAGCAGAACTTCTGCTATGTCTAATGATATTAGAGTAGTAAAAGGAGGTTCTTGGCAGGATACAGCGTATTGGCTGGATCCGGGTCAGAGAAGATATAAAGGCCAGAATAAAGCATACGGATGGGTTGGATTCCGTGTAGCACAGGATGCTAGAGCTAATGACAAAGCTAGAACTAGAAGATAA
- the porU gene encoding type IX secretion system sortase PorU, producing MKQKITFLLLITFVSTLWAQRITIEWDGSKIQDFGDTKFNLPHFKNEGFSFSQNNIFIQNKQKTGEKQLKISNPVWEAISSRELFEINKDLLPDYDIADVTYYYLEGERYANFNVSLFKKVKGRVLRLSSFEVSESGSSINMGSTMKVGTTNNPLSSGAFYKIKVDKSGIFKITAQFLRDNGINPASVNPKNFRIYGNGGIMLPEYNQDVKYGALQENAIEVIGENDGVWNDSDYALFYAQGPNGYNLYDTSNGNGFKRTDTRGDRSNNLKNIYEDFSYYYINFDKGAGKRVQPVDVNLPATPLITRYDNYQVINNDQKNLLKVGRIWVEDTPIITDKAVTFTTNSPIQGSDIIRYRTQVIGYKSQQNSLTFNLNNQNPLTTIVPANSPTYAYDFFPASYTGTVTNLQGNQITVNYKPNISTNPDGAFYLDYVEVQYKEDLKFNGGQMNFRDFSLVSGSNTNYGFSITNTPGMEEVWDVTDITNANRRVNKATGSAAFNFGYTAADQNFNNEFVAFKADAAYTPQYVERIGNQNLSALQNVDYLIITVPEMMSQAQRLANYHQTKNNFNVQIVDANKIYNEFGSGSKDLTAIRDFVTKLNTPLGSLKYVFILGDASYDYKNRISNNSNVVSSYESEESADFISSFITDDYIVMTKPQTNNFITSNLPDLPVGRIPAANVTEAGNMMDKTLAYYNSFPGQSTPFGEWRMKLDFVVDDDTDENTSAPLAFHTVMNNSLAGIFELPGSNVLKEYNVRKLYLDAFQAVSTAGGQRYPQVNQAISNDIGNSLYLFYFGHGGINGWAQERVLTIDEIQNSNNFSNVYSRFPFVSTITCEFTLWDDPATSSAGEQFIKLKQGGVATMITSSRAVGIGYGIDFTSLYTREIFRLVNDDFETLGNAHLNAKKIRGSDSNHLKVNFLGDPAMKLSRPKRLLVIDNIETPVPGLIRGLDFVKVKGRVTNANGTINTTFNGRVVINIFDKRLNKTTLNNDGNLPVLNYTEEGSAIVKASGTAVNGVFTVEFYVPKDINYAVGEGRILGYADNKAMDVFNNQPVQVGDINPNGINDSQPPKVKLYMNNTNFADGGITDQNPTLLACITDDTGINSTGSGIGHDITVYLDGQIINTVVLNDFFASGEGNGCLSPSLADYQKGNVTYPFRNLAIGQHQLTFKVWDINNNSTSATLNFEVKDEADQHLTINRPLNWPNPFTNKTYIQFEHNCDDILDVHVQIYTITGKLVKTLTQVVVAEPFLQGFRTPRQAIEWDGKDDFGDTVAKGTYIFKIFAKSQNQEKCKGSATAVEKMVLLK from the coding sequence ATGAAACAAAAAATTACGTTTTTACTACTAATTACTTTTGTATCAACACTTTGGGCCCAAAGAATTACCATTGAATGGGACGGGTCTAAAATTCAAGACTTCGGCGATACAAAATTCAATCTCCCCCATTTCAAAAATGAAGGTTTTTCCTTCAGCCAAAATAACATTTTTATCCAAAATAAACAAAAAACAGGAGAAAAGCAGTTAAAAATTTCGAATCCAGTTTGGGAAGCAATTTCAAGCAGAGAATTATTTGAAATTAATAAAGATCTTCTTCCCGATTATGATATTGCGGATGTTACCTATTACTATTTAGAAGGAGAAAGATATGCCAATTTCAATGTTTCTTTATTTAAAAAGGTAAAAGGAAGAGTTTTGAGACTTTCTTCATTTGAAGTTTCTGAAAGCGGTTCTTCTATAAATATGGGAAGCACCATGAAAGTCGGGACTACTAACAACCCCCTTTCAAGCGGTGCTTTTTACAAAATAAAAGTTGACAAATCCGGTATATTTAAAATTACAGCCCAGTTTTTAAGAGATAACGGCATCAATCCGGCTTCTGTAAATCCGAAAAATTTCAGGATCTATGGAAATGGCGGCATTATGCTTCCTGAATATAACCAAGATGTAAAATATGGCGCTTTACAGGAAAATGCGATTGAGGTAATAGGTGAAAATGACGGTGTATGGAATGACAGCGATTATGCTTTATTTTATGCACAGGGACCTAATGGGTACAATCTGTATGATACTTCAAATGGAAACGGTTTTAAAAGAACAGATACCAGAGGTGACAGAAGCAACAACCTTAAAAACATTTATGAAGATTTCTCTTATTACTATATCAACTTCGATAAAGGTGCGGGAAAAAGAGTACAGCCTGTGGATGTAAATCTTCCGGCAACCCCTTTAATTACAAGATATGACAACTATCAAGTCATAAATAACGACCAAAAGAATTTATTAAAAGTTGGAAGAATCTGGGTGGAAGACACACCAATTATCACTGATAAAGCCGTAACATTTACTACCAATTCACCAATACAAGGTTCAGATATTATAAGATACAGAACCCAAGTGATCGGTTATAAGTCTCAGCAGAACAGCCTTACCTTTAACCTCAATAATCAAAACCCTTTAACAACAATTGTTCCTGCTAACAGCCCAACCTATGCCTATGATTTTTTTCCAGCAAGCTATACGGGTACAGTAACTAATCTACAAGGTAATCAGATAACGGTCAATTACAAACCCAATATTTCAACAAATCCAGACGGAGCTTTTTATCTGGATTATGTGGAAGTACAATATAAGGAAGACCTGAAGTTCAATGGAGGACAAATGAATTTCAGAGATTTTTCTCTTGTCAGCGGATCTAATACAAATTATGGATTCAGTATCACCAATACTCCGGGAATGGAAGAGGTCTGGGATGTTACAGATATTACCAATGCCAACAGAAGAGTAAATAAAGCAACAGGAAGTGCAGCGTTCAACTTCGGATATACTGCTGCAGATCAGAATTTCAATAACGAGTTTGTGGCATTCAAAGCTGATGCTGCTTATACACCGCAGTATGTAGAGAGAATCGGCAACCAAAATCTTTCTGCGCTTCAAAATGTAGATTATTTGATCATCACTGTTCCTGAGATGATGTCTCAGGCACAAAGACTGGCCAACTATCATCAGACCAAAAACAACTTTAATGTACAAATAGTAGATGCTAATAAAATTTACAATGAATTTGGGAGCGGCAGCAAAGATCTTACTGCAATAAGAGACTTCGTTACGAAACTGAACACTCCTCTTGGAAGTTTAAAGTATGTATTTATTTTAGGCGATGCTTCTTATGATTATAAGAATAGAATTTCAAATAACTCAAATGTTGTTTCAAGCTACGAAAGTGAAGAATCGGCTGATTTCATAAGTTCTTTTATTACGGATGACTATATCGTAATGACGAAACCTCAAACTAATAATTTTATCACGAGTAATTTACCCGACCTTCCTGTAGGAAGAATTCCTGCTGCCAATGTTACAGAAGCAGGAAATATGATGGACAAGACATTAGCTTATTATAATTCTTTTCCCGGACAGTCTACTCCTTTCGGAGAATGGCGTATGAAGCTGGATTTTGTGGTAGATGATGATACGGATGAGAACACCAGTGCTCCATTAGCATTCCATACGGTAATGAATAACTCATTAGCAGGTATTTTTGAACTGCCGGGAAGCAATGTACTGAAAGAATATAATGTAAGAAAACTATATCTGGATGCGTTTCAGGCTGTAAGTACTGCTGGGGGCCAGAGATATCCTCAGGTAAACCAGGCTATTTCTAATGACATCGGAAACAGCTTGTATCTGTTCTATTTCGGACATGGGGGGATCAACGGCTGGGCACAGGAAAGAGTACTAACTATTGATGAAATTCAAAATTCTAATAACTTCTCTAATGTTTACAGCAGATTTCCTTTTGTATCAACCATTACTTGTGAGTTCACATTATGGGATGATCCTGCAACATCTTCTGCCGGTGAACAATTTATAAAATTAAAACAGGGAGGAGTTGCCACGATGATCACTTCAAGCCGTGCTGTAGGTATCGGTTATGGTATTGATTTCACCAGTCTTTATACCAGAGAAATTTTCAGATTAGTAAACGATGATTTTGAAACATTAGGAAACGCTCATTTAAATGCTAAGAAAATAAGAGGAAGCGACTCCAATCATTTAAAAGTAAATTTCCTTGGTGACCCTGCGATGAAATTGAGCAGACCTAAAAGATTATTAGTAATTGACAACATAGAAACTCCGGTACCGGGATTAATCAGAGGGCTGGATTTCGTAAAAGTAAAAGGCCGTGTTACCAATGCAAACGGAACGATTAATACCACCTTCAACGGAAGAGTTGTTATTAATATTTTTGATAAAAGACTTAACAAAACAACATTAAATAATGACGGAAATCTACCAGTTCTGAATTATACAGAAGAAGGAAGTGCTATTGTAAAAGCATCCGGAACTGCTGTAAATGGAGTTTTCACCGTAGAATTTTACGTTCCAAAAGATATTAATTATGCAGTAGGCGAAGGAAGAATACTTGGATATGCAGATAACAAAGCAATGGATGTATTCAATAACCAGCCGGTACAGGTAGGAGATATTAATCCTAACGGAATCAATGACAGCCAGCCTCCAAAAGTAAAGTTATATATGAATAACACCAATTTTGCAGATGGGGGAATTACAGACCAGAATCCAACGTTACTTGCTTGTATCACGGATGATACGGGAATAAATTCTACAGGTTCAGGAATTGGACATGATATTACAGTATACTTAGACGGGCAGATTATTAATACCGTTGTTTTAAATGATTTCTTTGCTTCAGGGGAAGGAAATGGATGTTTAAGCCCGAGTTTAGCAGACTACCAGAAAGGGAATGTAACCTACCCTTTCAGAAATTTAGCAATAGGGCAGCACCAATTAACGTTTAAAGTTTGGGACATAAACAATAATTCTACTTCCGCTACGTTAAACTTTGAAGTTAAGGATGAAGCAGACCAGCATTTAACAATCAACAGACCACTGAACTGGCCCAATCCTTTTACCAATAAAACGTATATTCAATTTGAACATAATTGTGATGATATTTTAGATGTACACGTTCAAATTTATACAATTACAGGAAAATTAGTAAAAACATTGACCCAGGTAGTCGTTGCAGAACCCTTCCTACAGGGCTTTAGAACGCCGCGTCAAGCAATTGAATGGGATGGAAAAGATGATTTTGGTGACACAGTAGCAAAAGGTACGTATATTTTTAAGATATTTGCAAAAAGTCAAAACCAAGAAAAATGCAAAGGAAGTGCCACAGCTGTAGAAAAAATGGTACTTTTGAAATAA
- the porV gene encoding type IX secretion system outer membrane channel protein PorV produces the protein MNLTTKLLLGIGLSAGFLGYSQDLSKVNPVLTGAPFLRIAPDARAGGMGDQGVVTSPDAFSQFWNAAKYPFSRTSSSVGISYTPYMSKLTNDVFLLYGAFHKFLGQEERSTISASIYYFNMGQVDLTQLVGNDVTSMGTSKPNEFSIDVAYGLKLSDSYSMAVTGRFIRSDLAGGFNTDTTLKAANSFAVDVSGYYTSPRFSSFGGYDGKLNAGFAIQNLGPKLDYTGNEESRSYLPTMARLGIGYDMYLDDANKIGLSVEGSKILVPGSEFVGMDPNTRQPIYKVPNVGPIAGISKSFKNPNSIMYSGALEYSYDNAFSVRGGYFHESEEQGARQYATAGVGLKYRSFGLDVSYLINMSKINTALDNTLRFGLTWNIGDETSNVDY, from the coding sequence ATGAATTTAACTACTAAACTGCTATTAGGGATTGGTTTGAGTGCTGGTTTTTTAGGCTATTCGCAAGATTTAAGTAAAGTGAACCCGGTATTGACGGGGGCGCCTTTCCTAAGAATCGCACCAGATGCAAGAGCTGGAGGTATGGGGGATCAAGGTGTAGTGACCTCTCCAGACGCGTTTTCTCAATTTTGGAACGCAGCGAAATATCCTTTTAGCAGAACAAGTTCTTCCGTTGGTATAAGTTATACCCCTTACATGAGCAAACTTACTAATGATGTATTTTTACTTTATGGAGCATTTCATAAATTCTTAGGACAAGAAGAAAGATCTACCATCTCTGCAAGTATCTATTACTTTAACATGGGGCAGGTAGACTTAACTCAATTAGTAGGTAACGATGTAACTTCTATGGGTACTTCTAAACCTAACGAATTCTCTATTGATGTTGCTTATGGTTTGAAACTTTCTGATTCTTATTCCATGGCTGTAACGGGTAGATTTATCCGTTCAGATTTGGCCGGAGGTTTCAACACAGATACTACTCTTAAAGCTGCAAACTCATTTGCAGTAGATGTTTCTGGATACTATACTTCTCCAAGATTTTCAAGTTTCGGAGGGTATGACGGTAAATTGAACGCAGGTTTCGCTATCCAGAACTTAGGTCCTAAATTAGACTATACAGGAAATGAAGAATCTAGATCTTATCTTCCAACAATGGCTAGATTAGGTATTGGTTATGATATGTACTTAGATGATGCAAATAAGATCGGACTAAGTGTAGAAGGTTCTAAAATCTTAGTTCCTGGTTCAGAATTTGTAGGGATGGATCCAAACACAAGACAGCCGATCTATAAAGTACCGAACGTAGGACCTATTGCAGGAATCAGCAAATCTTTTAAAAACCCGAACAGTATTATGTACAGCGGTGCTTTAGAATATTCTTATGACAATGCATTCTCTGTAAGAGGAGGTTATTTCCATGAAAGTGAAGAACAGGGAGCTAGACAGTACGCAACAGCAGGTGTTGGATTAAAATACCGTTCTTTTGGACTTGATGTTTCTTACCTTATTAATATGTCTAAAATTAATACTGCTTTAGATAACACCCTTCGTTTCGGATTGACTTGGAACATCGGTGATGAAACTTCTAATGTAGATTATTAA
- a CDS encoding FUSC family membrane protein encodes MNYSAELKKFVTSQYVYSAIRITLATVLPCLVLAHFGILKEYFLFPLGTSFVALTDQPGPFIRRRNALTFAIFCFVIVALIASLVMNFKILVLLEIIVFGMFFSLIGVYGQRLAAVGSLSLVVLAIFIDGHLTGANILKSLLIFTCGCVWFLLIFLIVTTIQPYKLASQMIGENYLQLAEFLKIKANYYQKNPDFDKLTTQVIAKQVGIKNLQEETRETVFKTRTIVNESTTTSRLLMLMFLNSMDLHEKLMTSESDYQKLQQSFEDSMILVNIHDYLNLLAEEITNIGISLQIGTRAKPMFNLELELKNLNYHYFELRNKEMSAGNLESFMVLRQILMRINEITKEINEIYKVFSQNVKLAKSLSTGLDLKKFMPNEEKLNFKVLRNNISLSSSQFRHAIRITTALLIGYIFSMFQLLGIGHTYWILITITAILKPAYSITKQRNFLRFYGTVAGAVIAYVILHFVHYNAVLFSILLLSMILCFSLLKGRYFWAVLFMTIYVFLSFNFLSPGKIDVIFKDRIVDTIVAGIIAFAVSYIVLPVWEHTQNLDLMKKSAASNLIYFQSVISKFLEGNFDLEDYKVKRKNAIISLANLSDNFQRMISEPKNQQKKLEVVHQFVATSHLITAYTASLSQYSKNNEKYPEIDAESWSRKIEAEMHQTSALLNGEEINEALKMESRLEPEDSSIEDLILKRKTEITEKESYDRRDPNKISHLTELKNIHDVLELIYDVAKEQRKVIEKYKAESTPPQS; translated from the coding sequence ATGAACTATTCGGCGGAGCTAAAAAAATTTGTAACCAGTCAGTATGTATATTCTGCCATCAGAATTACACTGGCAACTGTTCTGCCGTGTTTAGTCCTCGCCCACTTCGGAATCTTAAAAGAATACTTCCTTTTCCCCCTCGGAACCAGCTTTGTAGCGCTTACCGATCAGCCGGGACCCTTTATCAGAAGAAGAAATGCATTAACATTTGCTATTTTCTGTTTCGTAATAGTGGCGCTCATTGCGAGCCTGGTGATGAATTTTAAAATCCTAGTTCTTCTAGAAATCATCGTATTCGGAATGTTTTTCTCTCTGATCGGTGTTTACGGGCAGAGACTCGCTGCTGTCGGATCATTATCTTTGGTGGTATTGGCCATTTTCATTGACGGCCATCTTACGGGAGCCAACATTCTTAAAAGTTTACTCATATTCACTTGCGGCTGTGTATGGTTTTTATTAATATTTCTCATTGTAACCACGATACAGCCTTATAAACTGGCAAGCCAGATGATCGGCGAGAACTATCTTCAGCTGGCAGAATTTCTAAAAATAAAAGCTAATTACTATCAAAAGAACCCCGATTTCGATAAACTGACCACTCAGGTGATCGCCAAGCAGGTAGGCATAAAAAACCTTCAGGAAGAAACAAGAGAAACCGTTTTCAAAACCAGAACTATCGTCAACGAATCTACAACTACAAGCAGATTACTGATGCTGATGTTTTTGAATTCAATGGACCTTCATGAAAAATTAATGACCTCTGAAAGTGATTATCAGAAACTGCAGCAGAGTTTTGAGGACAGTATGATCCTGGTCAATATTCACGATTATCTTAATCTTCTTGCTGAGGAGATCACTAATATAGGGATTTCACTTCAGATCGGAACAAGGGCAAAACCAATGTTCAATCTAGAACTTGAATTGAAAAATTTAAATTATCATTATTTCGAACTTAGAAATAAAGAAATGTCTGCCGGAAATCTTGAAAGTTTTATGGTCTTACGCCAGATCCTGATGCGTATCAATGAAATTACAAAAGAAATCAATGAGATCTATAAAGTATTTTCTCAGAATGTAAAGCTGGCAAAAAGTCTTTCAACAGGATTAGATCTAAAAAAATTCATGCCTAATGAAGAGAAACTTAATTTTAAAGTTTTAAGAAACAACATTTCGCTTTCTTCATCTCAGTTCCGCCACGCCATACGAATCACAACAGCACTGCTGATAGGATATATTTTTTCTATGTTCCAGCTGCTGGGGATCGGCCATACATATTGGATATTAATTACAATTACTGCCATATTAAAACCCGCCTACTCCATTACAAAACAAAGGAATTTCCTGCGTTTTTACGGAACTGTTGCAGGCGCTGTTATTGCCTATGTAATCTTACACTTTGTGCATTATAATGCTGTTTTATTCAGCATTTTATTGCTGAGCATGATTTTATGTTTCAGTCTGCTGAAAGGACGTTATTTTTGGGCAGTTCTCTTCATGACAATTTATGTTTTTCTGAGTTTTAATTTTTTAAGCCCCGGAAAAATAGATGTTATTTTCAAAGACCGGATCGTGGATACCATCGTTGCAGGAATTATTGCTTTTGCAGTCTCGTATATTGTTCTTCCTGTCTGGGAGCATACACAGAATTTAGATTTAATGAAAAAATCTGCAGCAAGTAATCTTATCTATTTTCAAAGTGTCATTTCTAAATTTTTAGAAGGAAATTTTGATCTTGAAGATTATAAAGTAAAACGGAAAAACGCCATCATTTCACTGGCCAATCTTTCTGACAACTTCCAAAGAATGATCTCTGAACCTAAAAACCAGCAGAAAAAACTTGAGGTTGTCCATCAGTTTGTAGCCACTTCACACCTGATCACTGCTTACACAGCATCACTATCACAGTATTCAAAAAACAATGAAAAATATCCTGAAATAGACGCTGAAAGCTGGAGCAGAAAAATAGAAGCCGAAATGCATCAGACTTCTGCTTTGTTAAACGGTGAAGAAATCAATGAAGCGCTGAAAATGGAAAGCCGTCTGGAACCGGAAGATTCTTCTATTGAAGATTTAATCCTTAAAAGAAAAACAGAAATTACTGAAAAAGAATCCTACGACAGAAGAGATCCGAATAAAATATCTCATTTAACCGAGCTTAAAAATATCCACGATGTTTTAGAGTTAATTTATGATGTTGCGAAAGAACAGCGCAAAGTGATAGAAAAATACAAAGCGGAATCTACTCCTCCACAATCGTAA
- a CDS encoding 4'-phosphopantetheinyl transferase family protein codes for MPLYRDFSDDNAAILVWKYDESEELCINELLEPENAEKVQDYHPQKLLEVLMVRKLLKSLKPGSKILYKEREPYLSPKDAEISITHSFPFAAIAVSKNKIGIDVEKFNPKILRVIDKFIYENERDFIPEDKADTFYTIIWSVKESMYKIHHSKYWSLKKNYEVKPFELKHLHKISCRVYDDQFSDEFKARVEFFDDYCFTIVEE; via the coding sequence ATGCCTCTTTACCGAGATTTTTCTGATGATAACGCCGCAATTCTTGTATGGAAATATGATGAAAGTGAAGAACTGTGTATTAATGAGCTTTTAGAGCCGGAAAATGCAGAGAAGGTACAAGATTATCATCCCCAGAAATTATTGGAAGTTCTTATGGTGAGAAAACTTTTAAAAAGTTTAAAACCGGGTTCTAAAATTTTATATAAAGAAAGAGAACCTTATCTTTCTCCTAAAGATGCAGAGATCTCTATCACACATTCTTTTCCTTTTGCCGCTATCGCGGTTTCCAAAAATAAAATAGGGATTGATGTAGAAAAATTCAATCCAAAAATATTAAGGGTAATTGATAAATTCATTTATGAAAATGAAAGAGATTTTATTCCTGAAGATAAAGCAGATACTTTCTATACCATTATATGGAGTGTGAAGGAAAGTATGTATAAGATCCATCATTCTAAATACTGGTCTTTAAAGAAAAACTATGAAGTGAAGCCTTTTGAACTCAAACATCTGCACAAAATAAGCTGCAGGGTATACGATGATCAGTTTTCAGACGAGTTCAAAGCGAGAGTAGAATTTTTTGATGATTACTGTTTTACGATTGTGGAGGAGTAG